In Edaphobacter dinghuensis, a genomic segment contains:
- a CDS encoding IclR family transcriptional regulator codes for MSKVSSTESQASKKAVRRRIPKWALQNADDAQGDEVYYLRSIGRALDVLDCFDGQTPLSLKEISARMRLPESSLFRVLRTLERHEYLRQDRDGTYQLSPRLIFGWLVRAADHVREVARPQMESLVNAFNETASLAFLFDDRIHVLDCLESFHEIRMTNKIGRVLPPHCSALGKAITAFQDRPLADRMLEVYGLTPRTEHTITDRQRLFAEFSVIRESGVACDREESIRGGICFAAAVKSTSKPVVTAISVSTPSNRMDAKREREIEAAVLQAATSIAESL; via the coding sequence ATGAGCAAGGTCAGCAGCACAGAGTCGCAAGCATCGAAGAAAGCCGTCCGTCGCCGCATTCCCAAGTGGGCTCTGCAGAATGCTGACGATGCTCAAGGCGACGAGGTCTATTACCTCCGATCTATCGGCCGCGCTCTTGACGTGCTCGACTGCTTCGACGGCCAGACCCCGCTTTCGCTCAAAGAGATCAGCGCCCGGATGCGCCTCCCCGAGTCATCCTTATTCCGTGTACTCCGCACGTTGGAACGGCACGAGTATCTGCGACAGGACCGCGACGGCACCTATCAACTCTCTCCGCGGCTTATCTTCGGCTGGCTGGTGCGGGCGGCTGATCACGTTCGCGAGGTAGCCCGCCCCCAGATGGAGAGCCTGGTAAACGCCTTCAACGAGACGGCCAGCCTGGCCTTTCTCTTCGATGATCGTATCCATGTCCTCGACTGCCTCGAATCCTTCCACGAGATCCGCATGACCAACAAGATTGGCCGTGTTCTGCCGCCGCATTGCTCCGCGCTGGGCAAGGCCATTACCGCCTTTCAGGACCGCCCGCTGGCCGACCGAATGCTTGAAGTATATGGACTTACACCTCGGACTGAGCACACCATCACCGATCGCCAACGCCTCTTCGCCGAGTTCTCCGTGATTCGTGAATCTGGTGTCGCCTGCGACCGCGAGGAGTCCATTCGCGGAGGCATCTGCTTCGCTGCAGCCGTGAAATCCACCTCCAAACCGGTCGTTACCGCCATCAGTGTCTCTACTCCCTCCAACCGGATGGACGCGAAGCGCGAACGAGAGATCGAAGCGGCAGTTTTGCAGGCCGCCACCTCCATTGCGGAGAGTTTGTAG
- a CDS encoding DUF5060 domain-containing protein: MDRRDVLKLSAATLVAAWQPGGLVAEAEGRPAVSANIERWGLFEVEFKGPVTGNPFKDVTLTAAFTQGHRTVEVRGFYDGDGVYRVRFMPDEPGSWSYKTASSVAELNGKTGAFECVSAKAGNHGPVTTAHQFHFEHADGTPYFPFGTTTYAFLFTSEENAANSLAGMKGMFNKSRVCILPKPLGEGSQILPFPVSGADQNGRGGTNDYTRFNPAYFQLLEKRILQLQAAGIEADCILFHPYDAWGYKAMPDEVDDFYLRYVVARLSAFRNVWWSIANEYDLVKAKTMSDWDGFFRVVETEDPYGHLRSIHHSRVIYDHSKPWCTHASLQSYDFEKSAERRAAWNKPIIYDEVQYEGDIERRWGNLSAEEMTRRFWLATVRGSYASHGEVFISADTGPHAHESSWSDAGRLRGESATRIKFLHDVVAKYTKVGLNEFEGSYYLSVGTPNELYLWYFDYHRPARYEFPLTGTGNFEATLIDPFAMTETKLQGTYSGKSRIDLPNKPYQAIVFRKVSDANGKPVHDAPPQDEP; the protein is encoded by the coding sequence ATGGATCGTAGAGATGTACTGAAGCTGAGTGCCGCGACGCTTGTAGCGGCGTGGCAGCCGGGTGGGTTAGTTGCAGAGGCCGAGGGCCGTCCGGCCGTATCGGCAAACATTGAGCGGTGGGGATTATTTGAAGTAGAGTTCAAAGGGCCTGTGACAGGAAATCCGTTCAAGGATGTGACTCTGACCGCAGCATTTACTCAGGGGCATCGGACCGTGGAGGTCAGAGGCTTTTACGACGGCGATGGCGTCTACCGTGTCCGATTTATGCCTGACGAGCCCGGCTCATGGAGCTATAAGACCGCCAGTTCGGTGGCAGAGCTCAATGGAAAGACAGGCGCTTTCGAGTGCGTTTCGGCAAAGGCAGGCAATCATGGTCCGGTGACCACGGCGCACCAGTTTCACTTCGAGCACGCCGATGGAACACCGTATTTCCCTTTTGGAACAACAACTTACGCGTTCCTGTTCACAAGCGAAGAGAATGCAGCCAATTCACTGGCAGGGATGAAAGGGATGTTCAACAAGAGCCGTGTTTGCATCCTGCCGAAGCCATTAGGCGAAGGGTCGCAGATTCTGCCCTTTCCTGTGAGCGGGGCCGACCAGAACGGGCGCGGCGGTACAAACGACTACACGCGGTTTAATCCGGCTTATTTTCAATTGCTGGAGAAACGGATTCTGCAGCTTCAGGCGGCTGGCATCGAGGCCGATTGCATCCTCTTTCATCCCTACGACGCCTGGGGCTATAAGGCAATGCCGGACGAGGTCGACGACTTCTACCTGAGGTATGTGGTGGCCAGACTTTCCGCATTCCGGAATGTGTGGTGGTCGATTGCGAACGAGTACGATCTGGTGAAAGCGAAGACGATGTCGGACTGGGATGGTTTTTTCCGCGTGGTAGAGACGGAAGACCCCTATGGCCATCTTCGGTCGATTCATCACTCCAGGGTGATCTACGATCACTCGAAGCCGTGGTGCACCCATGCCAGCTTACAGAGCTACGACTTCGAGAAGTCAGCCGAGCGAAGGGCGGCATGGAACAAGCCGATTATCTATGATGAGGTTCAATATGAAGGAGACATCGAGCGGCGCTGGGGGAACCTGTCTGCCGAAGAGATGACGCGCAGGTTCTGGCTGGCCACGGTGCGTGGCAGCTACGCGTCACATGGCGAGGTCTTTATCTCAGCCGATACAGGGCCGCATGCGCACGAGTCGAGCTGGTCCGATGCAGGAAGATTGCGCGGCGAATCGGCGACACGAATTAAATTTCTGCACGATGTAGTGGCGAAGTATACGAAGGTTGGCCTGAACGAGTTTGAAGGATCGTACTATCTCTCGGTAGGTACGCCGAATGAGCTTTACCTCTGGTACTTCGACTATCATCGGCCAGCGCGGTATGAGTTTCCTCTGACAGGCACGGGGAACTTTGAAGCCACCCTAATCGACCCCTTCGCGATGACTGAGACGAAGCTGCAGGGAACGTATTCGGGGAAGTCGCGGATCGATCTGCCGAACAAACCTTACCAGGCGATTGTGTTCAGGAAGGTCTCAGATGCGAACGGTAAGCCGGTGCACGATGCTCCACCGCAGGATGAGCCATAA
- a CDS encoding glycoside hydrolase family 43 protein has protein sequence MKKTTHTPVSIRTTNLKPSDPWVFVYFHEPADQGIYLALSRDGYTFTPLNDGQPWVKPDLPSELMRDVYITRTPDGHHFRMVFTWAWHGNAIGVSDSDDLMHWSPQRKIEIMSAFPNVQNTWAPEAYWDKQHNDWLIIFSASFNANPVTHTPGEGLRIWSSRTTDWKNFSKPEKFFDRGFPVIDATLFHRTTNNKHDVVMVLKDQTVDPLLYNERWTSAPTVSGPWGKLSGPINESWSEGPSVIQVGNHAIVYYDHYRPPHPRYEGVETTDWIHWSSVDDKMHFPDAAKHGSFFQVTQAEAQRLLSRHDPQQ, from the coding sequence ATGAAGAAGACCACTCACACGCCTGTCAGTATCAGGACTACAAATCTCAAACCCTCCGATCCGTGGGTCTTCGTATACTTTCACGAGCCTGCCGATCAGGGCATCTACCTCGCCCTCTCCCGCGATGGCTACACCTTTACGCCCCTCAACGATGGACAGCCCTGGGTCAAGCCCGATCTTCCCAGCGAGTTGATGCGCGACGTCTACATCACACGCACCCCTGATGGTCATCACTTCCGCATGGTCTTTACCTGGGCGTGGCATGGCAACGCCATCGGTGTCTCCGACTCCGACGACCTGATGCACTGGTCTCCACAGCGCAAGATCGAGATCATGTCTGCCTTCCCTAACGTGCAGAATACATGGGCTCCCGAGGCCTACTGGGACAAGCAGCACAATGACTGGCTCATCATCTTCTCTGCCTCCTTCAACGCCAATCCTGTCACCCATACTCCCGGTGAAGGCCTGCGCATCTGGTCGTCACGCACAACCGACTGGAAAAACTTCTCGAAGCCCGAAAAGTTCTTCGACCGCGGCTTCCCCGTTATCGACGCTACACTCTTCCATCGCACGACTAACAATAAACACGATGTCGTGATGGTGCTCAAAGATCAGACCGTCGACCCACTCCTCTATAACGAGCGCTGGACATCTGCTCCTACTGTCTCCGGCCCGTGGGGTAAGCTCTCCGGCCCGATCAACGAGAGTTGGTCCGAAGGTCCCTCCGTTATTCAAGTGGGCAATCATGCGATCGTCTACTACGACCATTACCGCCCGCCACATCCTCGCTATGAGGGTGTCGAGACCACCGATTGGATTCACTGGTCGAGCGTCGACGACAAGATGCACTTTCCCGATGCAGCTAAACACGGAAGTTTCTTTCAGGTCACCCAGGCTGAAGCACAACGACTTCTCTCCCGCCACGATCCGCAACAATAA
- a CDS encoding SUMF1/EgtB/PvdO family nonheme iron enzyme, which translates to MLTPATNRTSVIALALTLLLPPALHAQKDGVLARMPGNAPQLSPNGVPATVLVHPGSFRMGSDAEAIPRTILKSPVTSSRPKHGDFDELPAHIVHITHAFRIGITQVSPAEFAQFDPTYKPHTATPAYAAGVSWEQAMAYCAWLSKKTGKFYRLPTESEWEYVSRAGGTALFGTSDSPTPLDHPNAFGVENMQIGRPEWTLDNYGPYQPKLQTDPTGAISSMTKVIRGGGLDWRHTATKTSPDLNLPATAPYFSRPANRASLPPSYSAESGNVGFRIVEAPMPKANFTPAQSYFFETAVHQQSILGTPALSKAIGHPDPTRPFYQTHELFLNLNGQQMSTTGWALGLPRGLGVNYHNSAIQVLPNGDLLAAFYNSPDYEDDPDQTVMVLRRRAGTEDWDMPEPFPIFADAGLAAPVIWNDPKFQSQSNGRVWFFWGFSRLIGAPPFAWATSTDNGASWSAAHFPNFPKPIGRYVSQPINSIVRGPDGAIYIPTDSTGRDADGNGSISAVWTSHDDGKTWFDTGGRTAGRHTTLVFAKDGDLLGFGGKNSSIDGRMPLATSHDDGKTWIKSKTPFDPLASGERPSVIRLLDGKLFFVADYNPNHQKHIHKDGSYVALSSDDGKTWTQKKLPGNILTVGYTTATQGPDGIIHIATTKNTTNYEIELNEAWVLDSSAGDLTAEEAGATTAAHSLRRHTERYPNGKLKSTWSTIITADGRVLLEGPERFFYPDGHPMWNVSFHAGKKTGEESYQLEDGDLIWLKTYNADGTWTWQNYDAQGHPTVLSHWRNKTLLDSNAPKMTPDKIPGQDKLPPPPGM; encoded by the coding sequence ATGTTGACCCCCGCAACTAACCGCACCAGCGTCATTGCCCTCGCACTGACACTCCTTCTTCCCCCCGCGCTTCACGCGCAGAAGGATGGCGTACTCGCTCGCATGCCCGGCAACGCTCCACAGCTTTCGCCCAACGGAGTTCCTGCCACCGTCCTCGTACATCCCGGCAGCTTCCGCATGGGTTCCGACGCCGAGGCCATTCCAAGAACGATCCTCAAAAGCCCGGTCACCTCTTCGCGCCCCAAACACGGCGACTTCGATGAGCTTCCTGCTCACATCGTCCATATCACCCACGCCTTTCGCATCGGCATCACCCAGGTCTCTCCCGCCGAGTTCGCGCAGTTCGACCCGACTTATAAACCCCATACCGCTACTCCCGCTTATGCCGCTGGAGTTTCGTGGGAGCAGGCGATGGCCTATTGCGCATGGCTGAGTAAAAAGACCGGCAAATTTTACCGGCTACCCACCGAGTCCGAATGGGAGTATGTCTCCCGCGCAGGAGGCACAGCACTCTTCGGTACCTCTGACAGTCCCACGCCTTTAGATCATCCCAACGCCTTTGGTGTCGAAAACATGCAGATCGGTCGTCCCGAATGGACACTGGACAACTACGGTCCCTACCAGCCCAAGCTTCAGACTGATCCCACCGGTGCCATCTCCTCCATGACCAAGGTCATTCGCGGCGGCGGCCTTGACTGGCGCCACACCGCTACCAAGACCTCTCCCGATCTCAATCTTCCGGCTACAGCACCTTACTTCTCGCGCCCAGCCAATCGCGCAAGCCTGCCGCCGAGCTACTCGGCTGAGAGCGGCAACGTCGGCTTCCGCATCGTCGAAGCGCCCATGCCGAAGGCAAACTTCACCCCAGCGCAGTCTTACTTTTTTGAGACCGCTGTGCACCAGCAGTCGATCCTCGGCACCCCGGCACTCAGCAAAGCCATCGGGCATCCCGACCCGACTCGGCCCTTCTACCAGACGCACGAGCTCTTCCTAAACCTTAATGGACAGCAGATGAGCACGACCGGATGGGCCCTGGGCCTGCCGCGTGGCCTCGGCGTCAACTACCACAACTCCGCCATTCAAGTTCTCCCTAACGGCGACCTGCTCGCAGCCTTCTACAACTCCCCCGACTACGAAGACGACCCCGACCAGACCGTCATGGTCCTCCGCCGCCGCGCTGGGACCGAAGACTGGGACATGCCCGAACCTTTCCCCATCTTCGCCGACGCCGGGCTCGCTGCTCCTGTCATCTGGAACGATCCCAAATTTCAGTCTCAATCCAATGGCCGCGTCTGGTTCTTCTGGGGATTCTCGCGCCTGATCGGTGCACCGCCCTTCGCGTGGGCCACATCGACAGACAACGGAGCCTCATGGTCCGCTGCTCACTTTCCTAACTTTCCCAAGCCCATTGGCCGCTACGTTTCGCAGCCGATTAACTCCATCGTTCGCGGGCCTGATGGCGCTATCTATATCCCCACCGACTCCACCGGACGCGACGCCGACGGCAACGGCTCCATCTCCGCCGTCTGGACATCACACGACGATGGCAAGACATGGTTTGATACCGGAGGCCGCACCGCGGGCCGCCATACCACCCTTGTCTTCGCCAAAGACGGCGACCTGCTTGGCTTCGGCGGCAAGAACTCCAGCATCGACGGCCGCATGCCGCTTGCCACCTCGCACGATGACGGCAAGACGTGGATTAAATCGAAGACCCCTTTCGATCCTCTCGCCTCGGGCGAGCGTCCCTCGGTTATCCGTCTGCTCGACGGCAAGCTCTTCTTCGTCGCCGACTACAATCCCAACCATCAGAAACACATTCATAAGGACGGCTCGTATGTCGCCCTCTCTTCTGACGATGGCAAGACGTGGACGCAGAAGAAGCTGCCAGGCAACATCCTTACCGTTGGTTACACTACAGCCACGCAGGGGCCGGACGGCATCATCCACATCGCCACCACCAAGAACACGACGAATTATGAGATAGAACTCAACGAGGCATGGGTCCTCGACTCGTCCGCCGGAGACCTTACTGCTGAGGAGGCCGGTGCAACAACCGCAGCCCACTCCTTGCGGAGACACACCGAGCGTTACCCCAATGGGAAGCTCAAGTCCACCTGGTCTACCATCATCACCGCTGACGGGCGCGTTCTGCTCGAAGGCCCCGAACGCTTCTTCTACCCCGACGGCCATCCTATGTGGAACGTCAGCTTCCACGCCGGAAAAAAGACCGGCGAAGAAAGCTATCAGCTCGAAGACGGCGATTTGATATGGCTAAAAACGTACAACGCGGATGGCACATGGACCTGGCAGAACTACGACGCTCAGGGCCACCCCACCGTACTCTCGCACTGGCGCAACAAGACACTGCTGGACTCCAACGCCCCCAAGATGACTCCCGACAAGATTCCCGGTCAGGACAAACTACCACCACCACCGGGCATGTAA
- a CDS encoding MGH1-like glycoside hydrolase domain-containing protein, translated as MSSNTSARAALLLFLASAAAFAQPPLLNPANYRHYVTTFEADELAATGKIYNGEPSSSGQPAEAAWPWMQQEIPFFDSPDKATEEMYYFRWYAFKKHVVDTPTGYVITEWLPKPNFPNPEHPDGSYGALVDAAPFHLGEARWLHTEAIAEDDARFWYKPDVPGSPNIRKYSAAMATAVRAVTLANGDRSLATSLLPQLTRVYHDWETAQQDSNGLFWSIDTRDAMEKSISGDGYRPTLNSYMVSDARAIAATALLARNQQLANEYTAKADKLNRLIETVLWNPRDQFYEVVSPAKDSGIRAEKKFIDPGTILKLAGVRELIGYNPWNFSSPAPSHAVAWNQLFDPQGFDGKYGATTAERRSPRFRFVSSDQCTWNGPAWPFAMTQTLNAMAAYLDSPGSHTIDFKDYRLLFSRYVLAQHIHLPNGRLIDWIDEDYDADTDEWIAKDMLLQKHKQVGRGNYYNHSGFADPLITGLIGLRPRADDTIEITPAIDPKAWPWFAIDALPYHHHLLTIAWDSTGHRYHRGQGLSIAVDGKVIARRATLGHLSAALPHSVQPAGEDVDPRN; from the coding sequence ATGTCCTCCAATACCTCAGCCCGCGCCGCCCTTCTCCTCTTCTTAGCGTCTGCTGCCGCCTTCGCCCAGCCTCCTCTCCTCAACCCGGCCAACTACCGCCACTACGTCACCACCTTCGAAGCCGACGAGCTCGCCGCTACCGGCAAGATTTACAACGGTGAGCCGTCCTCCTCCGGGCAGCCTGCCGAAGCGGCGTGGCCATGGATGCAGCAGGAGATTCCCTTCTTCGACTCTCCCGACAAAGCCACCGAGGAGATGTATTACTTCCGCTGGTACGCCTTCAAAAAACACGTCGTCGATACACCCACCGGTTACGTCATCACCGAGTGGCTGCCTAAGCCCAACTTCCCCAACCCGGAACATCCTGACGGCTCCTACGGTGCGCTCGTCGATGCCGCCCCCTTCCATCTCGGCGAAGCCCGCTGGCTTCACACCGAGGCCATCGCCGAAGACGACGCCCGCTTCTGGTATAAGCCCGACGTCCCCGGCTCCCCCAACATCCGCAAGTACTCCGCCGCCATGGCCACCGCCGTCCGTGCAGTCACGCTCGCCAACGGCGACAGATCACTTGCTACCTCGCTGCTACCGCAACTGACTCGCGTCTACCACGACTGGGAGACCGCCCAGCAAGACTCCAACGGCCTCTTCTGGTCCATCGACACCCGGGACGCCATGGAGAAGTCCATCTCCGGCGACGGCTATCGGCCCACGCTCAACAGCTATATGGTCTCGGACGCACGAGCCATCGCCGCCACTGCGCTGCTTGCTCGCAACCAGCAGTTAGCCAACGAGTACACAGCCAAAGCTGACAAGCTGAACCGCCTGATCGAAACCGTCCTGTGGAACCCCAGAGACCAGTTCTACGAGGTCGTCTCCCCCGCCAAGGACTCCGGCATCCGCGCGGAGAAGAAGTTCATCGATCCTGGCACCATCCTCAAGCTCGCTGGCGTCCGCGAGCTAATCGGCTATAACCCGTGGAACTTCTCCTCTCCCGCGCCTAGCCACGCCGTCGCCTGGAACCAGCTCTTCGACCCTCAAGGCTTCGACGGCAAGTATGGAGCCACCACCGCCGAGCGCCGCAGCCCGCGCTTCCGCTTTGTCTCCTCCGACCAGTGCACCTGGAACGGCCCCGCGTGGCCCTTTGCCATGACCCAGACTCTCAACGCCATGGCGGCCTATCTCGATTCGCCCGGCTCCCACACCATCGACTTCAAGGACTACCGCCTTCTCTTCTCGCGCTACGTTCTGGCCCAGCATATTCACCTGCCCAACGGCAGGCTCATCGACTGGATCGATGAAGACTACGACGCCGACACCGACGAGTGGATCGCCAAAGACATGCTCCTCCAAAAACATAAGCAGGTCGGCCGCGGCAACTACTACAACCACTCCGGCTTTGCCGACCCCCTGATTACCGGCCTCATCGGCCTTCGCCCTCGCGCCGACGACACCATCGAGATCACCCCGGCCATCGACCCCAAAGCGTGGCCCTGGTTCGCCATCGACGCGCTGCCTTATCACCATCACCTTCTGACCATTGCCTGGGACTCCACCGGCCACCGCTACCATCGCGGCCAGGGGCTCTCGATCGCTGTCGACGGAAAGGTCATCGCCCGTCGCGCAACTCTCGGCCACCTCTCGGCGGCCCTTCCTCACTCAGTCCAACCCGCAGGAGAAGATGTTGACCCCCGCAACTAA
- a CDS encoding glucuronyl esterase domain-containing protein: MARHYLIAALLPVVLLSLLRAPAQHIPGYNYDESKIAPYTLLDPLRLSNGAPVTTAKQWTTERRPEILHLFEENVFGVTPPAALHAVAHARVVEHNDHALDGLAVREQIDLTFESAPGITPPAEALHNLRILLYLPAAAVAAHRPIPIVLGLNFTGNQSVVDDPGILPTPLWSKPKGSSTLLHELPADSTRGTATQQWQVRMLLTHGYGLATIYYGDLEADFKDAAQYSVRNLYSTPVQLAAPNAWGAVGAWAWGLSRALDSLLVDPRIDPNHIAVTGHSRLGKAADWAAAQDPRFDALLSTESGHGGQSIQRRALGETVYHLEHSFPYWFCPNYAKWVGHDSEIPADGNLLVSLMAPRPLYVASAQGDEWSDPKGEFLSALSASRVYTLLGKPALPPNAQPPAIDHPIGLDGFVAYHERTGKHDVTDFDWENYILFLDNLWGKQTPASVATATSPSPISR; encoded by the coding sequence ATGGCGAGACATTACTTAATCGCAGCCCTCCTCCCCGTCGTCCTCCTTTCCCTCCTTCGCGCTCCGGCCCAGCACATCCCCGGCTACAACTACGACGAATCGAAGATAGCCCCCTATACCCTGCTCGATCCCCTCCGCCTCTCCAACGGCGCTCCCGTCACCACGGCCAAGCAGTGGACCACTGAGCGCCGGCCCGAGATTCTGCACCTCTTCGAAGAGAATGTCTTCGGCGTCACACCTCCCGCCGCCCTCCACGCCGTCGCTCACGCCCGCGTCGTCGAACACAACGATCACGCCCTCGACGGCCTCGCCGTCCGCGAGCAAATCGATCTCACCTTCGAGTCTGCACCGGGTATCACTCCTCCAGCCGAAGCCCTGCACAACCTTCGTATCCTGCTCTATCTCCCCGCTGCCGCGGTCGCCGCACATCGCCCGATTCCGATCGTGCTCGGTCTGAACTTCACCGGCAATCAGTCTGTCGTGGATGATCCCGGCATCCTCCCGACTCCGCTCTGGTCCAAGCCCAAGGGATCATCCACTCTTCTCCACGAGCTTCCCGCCGACAGCACCCGCGGTACCGCCACTCAACAGTGGCAGGTACGGATGCTTCTCACCCACGGCTATGGGCTCGCGACTATCTACTACGGCGATCTCGAAGCCGACTTCAAAGACGCAGCCCAGTACAGCGTCCGCAACCTCTACAGCACGCCTGTTCAACTCGCCGCGCCCAACGCCTGGGGAGCCGTCGGTGCCTGGGCATGGGGTCTCTCTCGTGCTCTCGATTCCCTCCTCGTTGATCCACGCATCGACCCTAACCATATCGCCGTCACCGGACACAGCCGCCTCGGCAAAGCCGCCGACTGGGCCGCTGCCCAGGACCCGCGTTTCGATGCCCTGCTCTCGACCGAGAGCGGCCATGGCGGCCAGTCCATCCAGCGTCGCGCTCTTGGCGAAACCGTCTATCACCTTGAGCACTCTTTCCCTTACTGGTTCTGCCCCAACTACGCCAAGTGGGTCGGTCACGACTCCGAGATCCCCGCCGACGGTAACCTCCTTGTCTCCCTCATGGCTCCACGCCCACTCTATGTTGCCTCGGCACAGGGCGACGAGTGGTCCGATCCTAAAGGCGAGTTTCTCTCCGCCCTCAGCGCATCCCGCGTCTACACCCTTCTCGGCAAACCCGCCCTGCCACCCAATGCGCAGCCTCCTGCCATCGATCATCCCATCGGCCTCGACGGATTCGTCGCCTATCACGAGCGCACCGGCAAACATGACGTCACAGACTTCGACTGGGAGAACTACATCCTCTTCCTCGACAATCTCTGGGGTAAACAAACTCCTGCCTCCGTTGCCACCGCCACATCTCCATCGCCGATTTCTCGATAA
- a CDS encoding sialidase family protein, whose product MKVAISGMRWLVAAAVIACGVGARAQVAHNTDAGVQPKGEMIFQPGSAGFAQCHASTVVELKDGGLMAAWFGGAREGAPDVAIWTSRYEHGVWSKPVEAARAKGVPTWNPVLFHTKDGRLWLYYKAGKDTGSWSGQRMWSKDEGNTWSKPEQLPAGLLGPIRAKPLVLADGTVVSGSSVEAYKTWAVWIERSVNNAETWKKIGPMVVTEAQDKAEPPSPEPPMDSMELRKKDHEPRTFEGIIQPSVVRMGGRHLRFYARSKTLASKVVVADSFDDGVTWGKTRFIDVPNNNSGLDVVVLKDGRVVMIFNDTPRGRSPLNLAVSRDGEHFRVFATLEQGAGEYSYPALIQDKDGDLDMTYTWHRTAIKHMHLPLKEVPAR is encoded by the coding sequence ATGAAAGTGGCAATAAGTGGAATGCGATGGCTGGTGGCTGCGGCGGTAATAGCTTGTGGCGTGGGAGCAAGAGCCCAGGTGGCGCACAACACAGATGCAGGAGTTCAGCCGAAGGGCGAGATGATCTTTCAGCCGGGATCGGCCGGGTTTGCGCAGTGCCACGCTTCGACAGTAGTGGAGTTGAAGGACGGCGGATTAATGGCTGCGTGGTTTGGAGGAGCAAGGGAAGGCGCGCCGGATGTGGCGATATGGACCTCGCGTTATGAGCATGGTGTCTGGTCGAAGCCGGTAGAGGCCGCTCGTGCAAAGGGCGTGCCGACGTGGAACCCTGTGCTGTTTCATACGAAGGACGGGCGGCTGTGGCTTTACTACAAGGCAGGCAAGGATACGGGAAGCTGGTCGGGCCAGCGGATGTGGAGCAAGGACGAGGGGAATACCTGGTCGAAGCCCGAGCAGCTACCTGCAGGTCTGCTGGGGCCAATTCGGGCGAAGCCGCTTGTGCTGGCTGACGGAACGGTGGTGAGCGGCTCCTCGGTTGAGGCTTATAAGACATGGGCGGTGTGGATCGAGCGTAGCGTGAACAACGCGGAGACGTGGAAAAAGATTGGGCCGATGGTGGTGACCGAGGCGCAGGACAAGGCGGAGCCGCCGTCACCCGAACCGCCGATGGACAGCATGGAGCTACGCAAGAAGGACCATGAACCGCGGACATTTGAAGGCATTATTCAGCCCTCGGTCGTACGCATGGGTGGAAGGCATCTGCGCTTTTATGCGCGGTCGAAGACATTGGCATCGAAGGTGGTGGTGGCGGACTCCTTCGATGACGGTGTGACCTGGGGCAAGACACGCTTCATTGATGTGCCGAATAACAACTCGGGGCTGGATGTAGTGGTACTGAAAGATGGGCGCGTGGTGATGATCTTCAACGATACGCCAAGGGGAAGATCGCCGCTGAACCTTGCCGTGAGCCGCGATGGCGAGCACTTCCGCGTCTTTGCCACGCTGGAGCAGGGTGCGGGAGAGTATTCGTATCCAGCGCTGATTCAGGATAAAGACGGCGATCTGGATATGACGTATACCTGGCATCGGACGGCGATCAAGCATATGCATCTTCCGTTGAAAGAAGTGCCGGCGCGCTGA